Proteins from one Phocoena sinus isolate mPhoSin1 chromosome 8, mPhoSin1.pri, whole genome shotgun sequence genomic window:
- the LOC116758282 gene encoding uncharacterized protein LOC116758282, protein MFTHQPTWDDCQQLLRILFTTEERERIQLEARKLVPGDDGQPTANPDLINAAFPLTRPPQDDWDYNTGEGRGRLLIYRQTLMAGLRAAARKPTNLAKVYSIVQGKTESPSSYLERLMEAFRQYTPMDPEAPENQAAVVMSFVNQAAPDIKKKLQKLEDLEGKQIQDLLLIAQRVFNNRDAPEDKQLKATEKMTKVLAAIVQKDQGGPPATRPPRRPLDRDQCAYCKEKGHWGGRGSDPLPEPRVTLQVEGKPVQFLVDTGAQHSVLVKPHGKISDKTSWVQGATGVKRYPWTTQRTVDLGTGKVTHSFLVIPDSPCPLLGRDLLTKMGAQIHFWSEGPIITDPHNQPISVLTLNLEDEYRLHQEPPSQNQDIKSWLQQFPEAWAETGGMGLAKHRPALFIEIKPGADPARVRQYPMPIEAKTGITPHIRRLLDLGILRPCQSAWNTPLLPVRKPNSKDYRPVQDLREVNRRVIDIHPTVPNPYTLLSALSPEKQWYTVLDLKDAFFSLPLAPKSQELFAFEWSDPERGINGQLTWTRLPQGFKNSPTLFDEALHEDLSEYRRQNPNITLLQYVDDLLIAAGTTEACLQGTRNLLQTLGTLGYRASAKKAQICRPEVTYLGYLLKGGQRWLTDARKETVLRIPRPTTPRQVREFLGSAGFCRLWIPKFAEMAKPLYLATKEQTPFEWTEEAEQSFQQIKTALLSAPALGLPDVSKPFHLFVDENKGIAKAVLTQPLGPWTRPIAYLSKKLDPVAAGWPPCLRVIAATALMVKDANKLTMGQELHVTTPHAIDGVLKQPPDRWMSNARLVHYQGLLLNPLKISYTPPRALNPASLLPDPDLDSPLHDCAEVLAQIHGVREDLRDQPLLDAQVTWFTDGSSFVQQGQRYAGAAVTSETEVIWAKTLPPGTSAQKAELIALTQALKMSKDQKATIYTDSRYAFATAHIHGAIYRERGLLTAEGKDIKNKEEILALLAAIWEPKKLAIVHCPGHQKPTNPVARGNNLADQTARKAAYTPIPLLPLQLPDPGPRELPPQPDYSEDDIRWINKLPLTQVKDGWWRDAKNNILLPEKLGTLVLERIHRSTHLGARRLQDLIRQTGLKIKNVSEKTERLVAGCAVCQLHNANTHPPTTGIQERGNQPGAYWEVDFTEVKPGKYGYRYLLVFIDTFSGWTEAFPTKNETAQIVAKKLLEEILPRYGFPVMIGSDNGPAFVSKVSQDLASILGADWKLHCAYRPQSSGQVERMNRTLKETLTKLTTETGANWVVLLPYALFRVRNSPYKLGFTPYEIIHGRPPPIIPNLKTNLIQSDPENNLLSSLQALQRIHETIWPKLKELYTTGPLPTPHQLRPGDWVLVKRHRQETLEPRWKGPYQIILTTPTAIKVDSIAAWIHYTHVKPVDPLSDLIKSTKADVTWTVDRSKDNPLKLTLRHTLPHEDQGTADSSNDSPNPQPSGHEGRIQPPPPLRML, encoded by the exons ATGTTTACCCATCAGCCCACCTGGGATGACTGCCAACAGCTTCTCCGGATCCTGTTCACTACCGAGGAACGAGAACGAATCCAGCTGGAGGCAAGAAAACTGGTTCCTGGAGATGATGGTCAACCCACCGCTAACCCTGATCTTATTAATGCAGCCTTTCCCTTAACTCGCCCCCCGCAGGATGATTGGGACTACAACACCGGAGAAGGTAGGGGACGACTGCTCATTTATCGCCAGACTCTAATGGCGGGTCTCCGGGCTGCCGCGCGCAAGCCCACTAATTTGGCCAAGGTATATTCAATtgtacaaggtaaaacagaaagtCCCTCCTCTTATTTAGAAAGATTAATGGAAGCCTTTAGGCAATATACCCCTATGGATCCAGAGGCCCCCGAAAATCAGGCTGCCGTTGTAATGTCCTTCGTTAACCAGGCAGCccctgatattaaaaagaaactccagaagTTAGAAGATCTGGAGGGCAAACAGATACAGGACCTACTCCTTATTGCTCAGCGCGTCTTTAATAACCGAGACGCCCCAGAGGATAAACAACTTAAAGCCACTGAGAAAATGACTAAGGTCCTGGCCGCCATTGTTCAGAAAGATCAAGGGGGCCCCCCAGCCACTCGACCTCCCAGGCGACCATTGGACAGAGATCAATGTGCCTATTGCAAGGAAAAAGGCCATTGG GGGGGACGGGGTTCGGACCCCCTCCCCGAACCCAGGGTAACCCTACAAGTGGAGGGGAAACCAGTCCAATTCCTGGTGGATACAGGGGCACAGCATTCGGTCTTGGTTAAGCCCCACGGGAAAATTTCTGACAAAACCTCCTGGGTCCAGGGAGCTACGGGAGTTAAACGTTACCCCTGGACCACTCAGAGAACTGTAGACTTGGGCACGGGAAAAGTAACCCACTCCTTTCTGGTTATTCCCGATAGCCCTTGCCCCTTACTGGGGAGAGACTTACTTACTAAAATGGGAGCGCAAATTCATTTTTGGTCAGAGGGGCCGATCATAACAGACCCTCACAACCAACCCATATCTGTGCTCACCCTGAACTTGGAAGATGAGTACCGACTTCACCAGGAACCACCCTcccaaaatcaagatataaagTCATGGCTTCAGCAGTTCCCCGAAGCATGGGCAGAAACAGGTGGGATGGGACTAGCTAAACATCGCCCAGCCCTATTCATAGAAATCAAACCAGGGGCAGATCCTGCACGTGTCCGACAATATCCCATGCCCATAGAGGCCAAAACTGGTATCACTCCACATATTCGCCGGCTTCTTGACCTAGGTATACTGCGTCCCTGCCAGTCGGCCTGGAACACACCCCTGCTGCCAGTCCGCAAACCTAACAGTAAAGACTACCGCCCAGTACAGGACCTGAGGGAAGTTAACAGACGAGTCATAGACATCCATCCTACCGTACCCAATCCATATACTCTTTTGAGCGCCCTTAGTCCAGAAAAACAATGGTATACTGTGCTGGACCTCAAAGATGCCTTTTTTAGTTTACCCTTAGCACCCAAAAGTCAAGAACTCTTTGCCTTCGAATGGTCGGATCCCGAGAGAGGCATAAACGGACAACTCACCTGGACCAGACTTccccaaggattcaagaactcaccTACCTTGTTTGATGAGGCCCTACACGAGGATCTCAGTGAGTACCGGAGACAAAACCCCAATATAACCCTCCTGCAGtatgttgatgatctcttaatagCTGCTGGGaccactgaagcctgcctgcAGGGAACCAGAAACCTCCTACAGACTCTCGGCACCCTGGGATACCGGGCCTCTGCCAAAAAGGCACAGATCTGCAGGCCTGAGGTAACTTACCTGGGATACCTACTGAAAGGGGGGCAACGATGGCTCACAGATGCACGGAAAGAGACTGTCCTCCGCATCCCCAGACCCACCACGCCTCGACAGGTGAGAGAATTTTTGGGGTCAGCTGGGTTCTGCCGTTTATGGATACCCAAATTTGCTGAAATGGCCAAACCACTATACTTAGCcaccaaagaacagacgccctttgAATGGACAGAGGAGGCTGAGCAATCGTTTCAGCAGATCAAAACTGCCTTGCTATCCGCACCCGCCCTGGGTCTCCCTGATGTCTCCAAACCCTTCCACCTCTTTGTGGATGAAAACAAAGGCATAGCTAAGGCCGTGTTGACCCAACCCCTCGGTCCTTGGACCAGGCCTATCGCTTACCTATCGAAGAAATTGGACCCCGTGGCTGCAGGCTGGCCTCCTTGCCTCCGGGTGATCGCCGCCACAGCCCTAATGGTAAAGGATGCCAACAAACTAACTATGGGACAGGAATTACATGTCACCACCCCCCACGCCATCGACGGGGTTCTCAAACAGCCTCCCGACCGATGGATGAGCAATGCTCGATTGGTCCACTACCAGGGTCTACTGTTAAATCCTCTCAAAATCAGCTACACTCCACCACGGGCTTTAAACCCTGCCTCTCTATTACCTGACCCAGACTTAGACTCCCCACTCCATGATTGTGCAGAGGTACTGGCTCAGATCCATGGGGTTCGGGAAGACCTACGTGACCAGCCCCTATTAGATGCACAAGTCACATGGTTCACTGACGGCAGTAGTTTTGTCCAGCAAGGTCAGAGGTATGCGGGAGCAGCGGTAACATCGGAAACTGAGGTGATATGGGCAAAGACTCTCCCCCCAGGGACCTCAGCCCAAAAAGCTGAATTAATTGCCCTGACCCAAGCTCTCAAGATGAGCAAAGACCAAAAAGCCACCATATATACAGACAGCCGGTATGCTTTCGCTACCGCACACATACATGGGGCAATATACcgagagcggggactactcacagcagagggcaaagacatcaagaacaaagaggaaatcctGGCCTTGCTAGCGGCCATATGGGAACCCAAAAAGTTAGCCATTGTACATTGCCCGGGGCATCAAAAACCCACAAATCCAGTCGCCCGGGGCAACAATTTGGCAGACCAGACGGCTCGAAAGGCGGCATACACTCCAATACCATTACTTCCCCTACAACTGCCGGATCCAGGGCCCCGGGAATTACCGCCCCAACCCGACTACTCGGAAGATGACattagatggataaacaaactcccTCTAACCCAGGTTAAAGACGGATGGTGGCGGGACGCTAAGAACAATATCCTCCTTCCAGAAAAACTAGGAACCTTGGTCCTTGAACGGATCCATCGTAGCACCCACTTGGGCGCCCGACGGCTACAGGATCTCATCAGACAGActggacttaaaattaaaaatgtctccgAAAAAACTGAACGACTGGTTGCTGGCTGTGCAGTCTGCCAACTCCATAATGCTAACACCCACCCACCAACCACTGGCATCCAGGAAAGAGGGAACCAGCCCGGAGCCTACTGGGAAGTGGACTTCACGGAGGTAAAGCCTGGCAAATACGGATATAGATATTTACTGGTGTTTATAGATACCTTTTCAGGTTGGACTGAGGCATTCCCAACCAAGAATGAGACAGCACAAATAGTAGCTAAAAAGCTACTAGAAGAAATCCTGCCCAGGTATGGCTTTCCAGTTATGATAGGGTCAGACAACGGGCCGGCCTTCGTTTCTAAGGTAAGTCAGGATCTGGCTTCCATACTTGgggctgattggaaattacattgtgcataccgcccccagagttcaggacaggtagaaagaatgaatagaactctaaaagagaccttgACTAAATTAACCACGGAGACTGGCGCTAACTGGGTAGTCCTACTCCCCTACGCTCTGTTTAGGGTGCGAAATTCCCCCTATAAGCTAGGATTTACCCCCTACGAAATAATACATGGTAGGCCTCCTCCTATTATCCCTAACCTAAAGACTAACCTTATCCAATCGGACCCAGAAAATAATCTTCTGTCTTCCCTCCAAGCCTTACAGCGGATACATGAGACAATCTGGCCCAAACTAAAAGAGCTATATACAACAGGACCCCTGCCTACTCCACACCAGCTCCGACCAGGTGACTGGGTCCTTGTCAAACGCCATCGACAAGAGACCCTAGAACCCAGGTGGAAAGGACCTTACCAGATCATCCTGACAACGCCGACGGCCATCAAGGTGGACAGCATAGCTGCCTGGATCCATTACACCCATGTCAAGCCGGTGGACCCACTTTCTGACCTCATCAAGTCCACTAAAGCTGACGTCACCTGGACGGTTGATCGGAGTAAGGACAATCCCCTCAAACTGACCTTACGCCATACCCTCCCCCATGAGGACCAAGGTACTGCTGATAGCTCTAATGACAGTCCTAACCCTCAACCCTCGGGCCACGAGGGGAGGattcaacccccccccccactaagAATGCTTTAA